The Neochlamydia sp. S13 genome has a segment encoding these proteins:
- a CDS encoding leucine-rich repeat domain-containing protein, with amino-acid sequence MHPLSSTSIESLPNELLLPILEACAVPSLFSVCKRWHYLLASEVMPSLYKKIAQLHFRRGNANSQRTLMLAKVYQLNPGLTSTEKVYQVFKQVFTLAKSISPLEFKGKTEEKIGLTLANYSSYLLNINRLLLWKKLPGGEEYLSREEIKHLPLGKKGELLRNWIEENCKNILVLNLSKAGLTYLPPEIGQLSQLQELNLNQNHLTALPAEIWQLSQLQWLQLSQNHLTALPAEIGQLSQLQWLQLSQNHLTALPAEIGQLSQLQTLDLSQNQLTSLPAEIGQLSQLQELYSNQNQLTNLPAEIRQLSQLQTLYLHQNHLTALPAEIGQLSQLQTLYLHQNQLISLPAEIEQLSELQGLYLNQNQFTSLPREIGQLSELQELYLNNNQLTSLPAEIGQLSQLRAFNLNQNQLTSLPAEIEHLSQLTKLELKQNQLTSLPTEIGRLSQLTKLELKQNQLTSLPTEIGRLSQLRALNLNQNQLINLPAEIGQLPQLQRLYLNHNQLTSLPAEIGRLSKLQTLELAENPLKDIAEKIRQRFQL; translated from the coding sequence ATGCATCCTCTCTCCTCGACATCTATTGAAAGCTTGCCTAATGAATTGCTGCTTCCTATCTTAGAGGCTTGCGCAGTTCCTTCCTTATTTAGCGTCTGTAAAAGATGGCATTATCTGCTGGCTTCTGAAGTGATGCCTTCCCTTTATAAGAAAATAGCCCAGCTTCATTTCCGCAGGGGGAATGCCAATAGCCAGCGAACTCTTATGTTAGCTAAAGTTTATCAACTCAATCCTGGACTTACCTCTACTGAAAAAGTTTATCAAGTTTTTAAACAAGTTTTTACCTTAGCTAAATCTATTTCTCCTTTAGAATTTAAAGGGAAAACAGAAGAAAAAATAGGCTTAACGCTGGCTAATTACTCTTCTTATCTCTTAAATATTAATCGCCTTTTACTTTGGAAAAAACTTCCTGGTGGGGAAGAATACTTGAGCCGAGAAGAAATTAAGCACTTGCCTCTAGGAAAAAAAGGAGAGCTTCTTAGAAATTGGATTGAAGAAAATTGCAAAAACATCCTGGTTTTAAATTTATCTAAAGCAGGCTTGACTTACTTACCCCCAGAAATAGGCCAGTTATCTCAGCTGCAAGAGCTTAACTTAAATCAAAACCATCTCACCGCTCTGCCTGCAGAAATTTGGCAACTGTCTCAGCTACAATGGCTTCAATTAAGCCAAAACCATCTCACCGCTCTGCCTGCAGAAATCGGTCAACTGTCTCAGCTACAATGGCTTCAATTAAGCCAAAACCATCTCACCGCTCTGCCAGCAGAAATCGGCCAATTGTCTCAGCTGCAAACGCTTGATTTAAGCCAAAACCAGCTCACCAGCCTTCCTGCAGAAATAGGTCAATTGTCTCAGCTGCAAGAGCTTTACTCAAATCAAAACCAGCTCACCAACCTTCCTGCAGAAATCAGGCAGCTGTCTCAGCTGCAAACGCTTTACTTACATCAAAACCATCTCACCGCTCTGCCTGCAGAAATCGGGCAGCTGTCTCAGCTGCAAACGCTTTACTTACATCAAAACCAGCTCATCAGCCTTCCTGCAGAAATCGAGCAGCTGTCTGAGCTGCAAGGGCTTTACTTAAATCAAAACCAATTCACCAGCCTTCCTAGAGAAATCGGGCAACTGTCTGAGCTGCAAGAGCTTTACTTAAACAACAACCAGCTTACCAGCCTTCCTGCAGAAATCGGGCAGCTGTCTCAGCTGCGAGCGTTTAACTTAAATCAAAACCAGCTCACCAGCCTTCCTGCAGAAATCGAGCACTTGTCTCAGCTTACCAAGCTTGAATTAAAACAAAACCAGCTCACCAGTCTGCCTACAGAAATCGGGCGATTGTCTCAGCTTACCAAGCTTGAATTAAAACAAAACCAGCTCACCAGTCTGCCTACAGAAATCGGGCGATTGTCTCAGCTGCGAGCGCTTAACTTAAATCAAAACCAGCTCATCAACCTTCCCGCAGAAATCGGACAGCTACCTCAGCTGCAACGGCTTTACTTAAATCACAACCAGCTCACCAGCCTGCCTGCAGAAATTGGGCGGCTGTCTAAGCTGCAAACGCTTGAATTAGCGGAAAATCCTTTGAAAGATATCGCCGAGAAAATAAGGCAGCGTTTTCAATTGTAG
- a CDS encoding F-box protein has product MGVNFNPSFNHLPTELQVAIFSLLPEKDLGMAALVSKPWKQLAEDSFLWKKLFFRRWSNLTQIKTSRFGWKKIYKKKYVPGKLRSSFSPEYFHHQMHKLPLTGSPEILELKVKKDLAFLKMTAGTAQLYKLNRKTGRLIFDNLKDKHAHLIHWKSNHLHLLTTEGYLYRWKDNEPRAKQALCFLGAFEQAYFEQNFLLLLLPERKKIKVINIATAERHEIKTSFAYPILCMDCRDNQALIHCIDGSLYLLKDLGGYFTSLPSDQLISLEGKIIELPLKELCLFDDSQVMMLWNNGSKREYRVWNTENGSKIYEGELEPLPSDKYLKKKQVKLTVCDYNQSQLVVGFSDGTIACYESANGKFIREKLMTFRAIRFLQVGKEYCITAANLDFFFEVHPLSFTDLDGKHLYVKRPGEPKEVIAKLRSFYSSKRSLASCDTDGWLEQWNFDGIISQKKGSISQSNDKHKDTLVYLAPFLFS; this is encoded by the coding sequence ATGGGAGTAAATTTCAATCCTAGCTTTAATCACCTACCTACTGAGCTACAAGTAGCTATCTTTAGTTTATTGCCAGAAAAAGATTTAGGCATGGCTGCTTTAGTTAGTAAGCCATGGAAGCAGCTAGCAGAAGACTCTTTTTTATGGAAAAAGCTATTTTTTCGTCGCTGGAGCAACCTTACCCAAATTAAAACTTCCCGCTTCGGCTGGAAAAAGATTTATAAGAAAAAGTATGTTCCTGGAAAGCTGCGCTCCTCTTTTTCTCCTGAATATTTTCATCATCAGATGCATAAGCTTCCTCTGACTGGCTCCCCAGAGATTTTAGAATTAAAGGTCAAGAAAGATCTAGCCTTTTTGAAAATGACAGCGGGGACAGCCCAGCTCTATAAACTGAACAGAAAGACAGGTAGGCTGATTTTTGATAATTTAAAGGATAAGCATGCCCATCTAATCCATTGGAAAAGCAACCATCTTCACTTGCTTACTACCGAGGGCTATCTCTACCGTTGGAAAGACAATGAGCCTAGAGCTAAGCAAGCCCTATGTTTCCTAGGAGCATTTGAGCAAGCCTATTTTGAGCAAAACTTTCTTCTTCTTCTTCTGCCTGAACGCAAAAAGATTAAGGTAATTAATATAGCAACAGCAGAGAGGCATGAGATAAAAACATCTTTTGCCTATCCCATTCTTTGCATGGACTGCCGTGATAATCAAGCCTTGATTCATTGTATAGATGGTTCACTTTACCTTCTTAAAGATTTAGGGGGATACTTTACCTCCTTACCTTCTGATCAGCTTATTTCTTTAGAAGGTAAGATTATCGAATTACCCCTTAAAGAGCTATGCCTGTTTGATGATTCTCAAGTGATGATGTTATGGAACAATGGCTCTAAAAGAGAGTATCGAGTATGGAATACAGAAAATGGATCCAAAATATATGAAGGAGAGCTTGAGCCTTTACCTTCAGATAAGTATCTCAAGAAAAAGCAAGTTAAGCTTACGGTTTGCGACTATAATCAAAGCCAATTAGTGGTCGGGTTTAGCGATGGAACAATTGCCTGTTATGAGTCTGCTAATGGAAAATTTATAAGAGAGAAACTGATGACTTTTCGTGCTATTAGATTTCTTCAGGTAGGCAAAGAGTACTGTATTACTGCGGCTAATCTAGACTTCTTCTTTGAAGTGCACCCACTTTCTTTTACCGATCTAGATGGGAAACACCTCTATGTTAAGCGGCCAGGAGAACCTAAAGAGGTAATTGCCAAATTGAGAAGCTTTTATTCTAGTAAACGCAGCTTAGCCAGTTGTGATACCGATGGCTGGCTAGAGCAATGGAATTTTGATGGAATCATCAGTCAGAAAAAGGGAAGTATTTCCCAAAGTAATGATAAGCATAAAGATACGCTTGTTTATCTTGCACCTTTCCTCTTCAGTTAG